The following are encoded in a window of Perca fluviatilis chromosome 21, GENO_Pfluv_1.0, whole genome shotgun sequence genomic DNA:
- the LOC120551400 gene encoding interferon-inducible GTPase 5-like encodes MDNPHDDEQIAEIKKELQTNGCVSAAAKIQTYLDELDNIQLNIAVTGESGSGKSTLVNAFRGIHNSETKKAAPTGVKETTIKVTPYPHPNYPNVTLWDLPGIGTTKFPADKYLKLVEFKRFDFFIIISADRFRENDVKLAQEIQKMGKKFYFVRSKIDHNIRDEEESQGSEFNEEETLKEIREDCIQGLKGCVQSPKVFLVSSCKLHLYDFPLLEKTFQEELPAQKRDALLLALPNISREIIIKKKEALQARIKYLATMSALGAAVPVPGLSFAADMAMMVTTIRKYQATFGLDSESLQRLAQTVGKPLDELRSVMTSPLAGKEINKDLIIKILCSSVAFLSLMTAEEGSRFIPFFGIPAAMGLSFVSTYQSLNMFLDMLAEDAQKVLGLNLSMISHWV; translated from the exons ATGGATAATCCACATGATGATGAACAAATAGcagaaattaaaaaagaacTGCAAACCAATGGATGCGTTTCAGCCGCTGCAAAGATCCAGACTTATTTGGACGAACTGGATAATATTCAGCTAAATATTGCAGTCACAGGAGAGTCTGGTTCTGGTAAATCCACCTTGGTTAATGCCTTTAGAGGCATACACAACAGCGAAACAAAAAAAGCTGCCCCTACTGGTGTTAAAGAAACCACCATAAAAGTTACACCATACCCCCATCCAAATTATCCCAATGTTACACTTTGGGATCTTCCTGGTATCGGCACCACCAAGTTTCCAGCTGACAAGTACCTGAAGCTTGTTGAATTCAAAAGGTTTGacttcttcatcatcatctcagctgaTCGCTTCAGAGAAAATGATGTGAAGCTCGCTCAAGAGATTCAGAAGATGGGAAAGAAGTTCTACTTTGTTCGCTCAAAGATTGACCACAACATACGTGATGAAGAAGAATCTCAGGGGTCAGAGTTCAACGAAGAAGAGACCCTTAAAGAAATAAGGGAGGACTGCATTCAAG GTCTTAAAGGATGTGTTCAGTCTCCAAAAGTCTTCCTGGTGTCCAGCTGTAAACTCCACCTGTATGATTTCCCTCTGTTAGAGAAAACCTTTCAGGAAGAACTTCCTGCACAGAAGAGGGATGCTCTGCTGTTGGCTTTGCCCAATATCAGTCGAGAAATAATCATAAAGAAGAAAGAAGCTTTACAGGCAAGAATAAAGTACCTTGCCACTATGTCTGCACTCGGAGCAGCTGTACCAGTTCCTGGGCTTTCTTTTGCTGCTGATATGGCCATGATGGTTACTACCATTAGAAAATACCAAGCTACCTTTGGTCTTGATAGCGAGTCACTGCAGCGTCTTGCTCAGACTGTAGGTAAGCCTTTGGATGAGCTCAGATCAGTGATGACATCACCACTGGCtggaaaagaaataaacaaagatCTTATCATTAAGATACTGTGCTCTTCTGTGGCTTTCCTTTCATTAATGACAGCAGAGGAAGGGTCTAGATTTATTCCATTTTTTGGAATCCCAGCAGCAATGGGCCTCTCTTTTGTCTCCACATACCAATCTCTCAACATGTTCCTCGACATGCTTGCTGAGGATGCACAGAAGGTATTGGGTTTGAATCTATCTATGATATCACACTGGGTTTGA
- the LOC120551408 gene encoding T-cell-specific guanine nucleotide triphosphate-binding protein 2-like — protein MDNPHDDEPIAGIQKELQTNESAPAAAMAQTYLDKLDIVPLNIAITGESGSGKSTFVNAFRGIRNSDKERAAPTGVKETTTDVTSYPHPNYPNITLWDLPGIGTTKFPADKYLKLVKFKRYDFFIIMSADRFRENDVKLAKEIQKMKKKFYFVRSKIDHNIRDEEETQGSEFNEEETLKEIREDCIQGLVEGRVESPQVFLVSSFKLHLYDFRLLEKTLEEELPALKRNALLLAQDRTWQCLLL, from the exons ATGGATAATCCACATGATGATGAACCAATAGCAGGAATTCAAAAAGAACTGCAAACCAATGAATCTGCTCCAGCCGCTGCAATGGCCCAGACTTATTTGGACAAACTGGACATTGTTCCACTAAATATTGCGATCACAGGAGAGTCTGGTTCTGGTAAATCCACCTTTGTTAATGCCTTTAGAGGCATACGCAACAGCGATAAGGAAAGAGCTGCCCCTACTGGTGTTAAAGAAACCACCACAGATGTTACATCATACCCCCATCCAAATTATCCCAATATTACACTTTGGGATCTTCCTGGTATCGGCACCACCAAGTTTCCAGCTGACAAGTACCTGAAGCTTGTTAAATTCAAAAGGTATGACTTCTTCATCATCATGTCAGCTGATCGCTTCAGAGAAAATGATGTGAAGCTCGCTAAGGAGATtcagaagatgaagaagaagttCTACTTTGTTCGCTCAAAGATTGACCACAACATACGTGATGAGGAAGAAACTCAGGGTTCAGAGTTCAACGAAGAAGAGACCCTTAAAGAAATAAGGGAGGACTGCATTCAAG GTCTTGTCGAAGGACGTGTTGAGTCTCCACAAGTCTTCCTGGTGTCCAGCTTTAAACTCCACCTGTATGATTTCCGTCTGTTAGAGAAAACCTTAGAGGAAGAACTTCCTGCACTCAAGAGGAATGCTCTGCTGTTGGCTCAGGATCGAACCTGGCAGTGCCTATTGCTGTGA